The Candidatus Omnitrophota bacterium genome has a segment encoding these proteins:
- the ilvB gene encoding biosynthetic-type acetolactate synthase large subunit, producing the protein MTKTATKKPQPINGAQALVQCLENFGVEYIWGLSGGAAIPIFDALVGSKIKLILTRHEQGATHMADGYARATGRPGVVLVTSGPGATNTVTGILTAHMDSVPIIVLTGQTITSMLGKDAFQEADIVGITMPIVKHSYLVKNTNDIPRVIKEAWHICQTGRPGPVLIDLPKDITSAPFTGGTLNPEMDIPGYKELPKPNQHDVLKMAGMFKGSKKPLLLVGHGAVIARAGDAIKKLAEKLNAPVTNTLLGKGEFPETHPLSLGMLGMHGTAYANKAIINCDLILSIGSRWDDRINGDNREFCVKAKKLHIDADFSEINKIVKPDAWVVADARETVEELIKHVAPLDTKEWLAELAFYRKEFPLKYENDKGLTAQYVLDTCYKVTNGRAIVTTDVGQHQMWAAQFYLSGRGDHWISSGGAGTMGFGFPAAIGAQFGKPKNLVVAIVGDGGFQMTLSELSTMFIHKLPVKVLIIDNKYLGMVRQWQELFFENRLSGVDLEGNPDFVKLAEAYGIKGFHINTVERCHDVMKQAMEYPGPCVIHAEVIKEGNVYPMVPAGKSAFHMIIEKPTGKLEKPTGST; encoded by the coding sequence GTCCAATGCCTGGAGAATTTCGGCGTTGAGTACATTTGGGGCCTTTCCGGCGGTGCGGCCATCCCTATTTTTGATGCCCTGGTGGGCTCCAAGATCAAGCTCATTTTGACCCGCCATGAACAGGGCGCCACCCACATGGCCGACGGTTATGCCCGGGCCACGGGCAGGCCCGGTGTCGTCCTGGTGACCTCGGGCCCCGGCGCTACCAACACGGTGACCGGCATTTTGACCGCCCATATGGATTCCGTGCCCATCATCGTGCTCACGGGCCAGACCATCACCTCCATGCTCGGCAAGGACGCTTTCCAGGAAGCGGACATCGTGGGCATCACCATGCCCATCGTCAAACACAGTTATCTGGTCAAAAACACCAATGACATCCCGCGCGTCATCAAAGAGGCCTGGCATATCTGCCAGACCGGACGGCCCGGGCCTGTGCTCATCGATCTGCCCAAGGACATCACGTCCGCCCCGTTCACCGGCGGCACCCTCAATCCTGAAATGGACATTCCGGGTTACAAGGAACTGCCCAAACCCAATCAACACGATGTCCTGAAGATGGCCGGAATGTTCAAGGGCTCCAAAAAGCCGCTTTTGCTGGTGGGGCATGGTGCTGTGATCGCGCGCGCCGGGGACGCCATCAAGAAACTGGCGGAAAAACTCAACGCGCCCGTGACCAACACGCTTCTTGGCAAAGGGGAATTCCCCGAAACCCATCCCTTGTCTTTGGGAATGCTGGGCATGCACGGCACCGCCTATGCCAACAAGGCGATCATCAATTGCGACCTCATCCTGTCCATCGGCTCGCGCTGGGACGACCGCATCAACGGCGACAACCGCGAATTCTGCGTGAAAGCCAAAAAACTGCACATTGACGCGGATTTCTCCGAGATCAACAAGATCGTCAAACCCGATGCCTGGGTGGTGGCCGATGCCAGGGAAACCGTGGAAGAGCTCATCAAACACGTCGCGCCGCTGGATACCAAGGAATGGCTGGCGGAACTGGCCTTTTACCGCAAAGAATTCCCGCTCAAATACGAAAATGACAAAGGCCTCACCGCCCAGTACGTCCTTGATACCTGTTACAAGGTGACCAACGGCCGCGCCATTGTCACCACCGACGTGGGCCAACACCAGATGTGGGCCGCGCAGTTCTACCTCTCCGGTAGGGGCGACCACTGGATCTCCTCGGGCGGCGCGGGCACCATGGGCTTCGGCTTTCCGGCCGCCATCGGCGCGCAGTTCGGCAAACCCAAAAACCTGGTCGTGGCCATCGTGGGCGACGGCGGTTTCCAAATGACGCTCTCCGAACTTTCAACCATGTTCATCCACAAATTACCGGTGAAGGTGCTCATCATTGACAACAAATATCTGGGGATGGTGCGCCAGTGGCAGGAGCTGTTTTTTGAGAACCGGCTTTCCGGCGTGGACCTGGAAGGCAACCCGGATTTCGTCAAACTCGCCGAGGCCTACGGCATCAAAGGTTTTCACATCAACACGGTGGAACGCTGCCATGACGTGATGAAACAGGCCATGGAATATCCCGGCCCCTGCGTCATCCACGCGGAGGTCATCAAGGAAGGCAACGTGTATCCCATGGTCCCGGCGGGCAAAAGCGCCTTTCACATGATCATTGAAAAACCGACGGGGAAATTGGAAAAACCGACCGGTTCTACGTAG